In Musa acuminata AAA Group cultivar baxijiao chromosome BXJ2-10, Cavendish_Baxijiao_AAA, whole genome shotgun sequence, a genomic segment contains:
- the LOC103968974 gene encoding protein PSK SIMULATOR 1, whose translation MGVPRVLADLRTRMGSIDPERPVVGILAFEAAAAMSRLVSLFRSLADDEVRRLRTDMRSQGVAYLTSRDQPFLLRLACAEMVAELDKAASVVSRLGAKCCDALLSGFDRFYPDLKAGGVYSAPTGGRVADLERVGLGSTAKGVEKRVKRMERYVATTSRLHAEMEALNELEASERRMEQQWRRHSGPIPTQKSGVPSANQLDLRSQRHKVRRLKEESLWNKTFDKVVKLMVRAVITVFARICAVFGPCVLGLPPLPNRNRRTLLLRGGNPHNPSKHSSGPLDRPLAMAVPILRNSAPIFVAKGSLKKPFESLSSLLEAGPTTVGGSGLALRYANVIVLAEKLLAMRSVDSHEAEDEEEEATRAELYQMMPSAMQGAVRAKLRECWRREGGTVDGSLAEGWNEAVRRILTWLGPVGHDTLRWQEERQMERQQRFDPRPRALLMQTLHFSDREKTEAAIVEVLVGLSCMCWYEERRRHSLRF comes from the coding sequence ATGGGAGTTCCGAGGGTGCTCGCGGATCTCCGGACCCGAATGGGCAGCATCGACCCGGAGCGACCTGTCGTCGGGATCCTCGCGTTTGAGGCCGCGGCCGCTATGTCGCGTCTCGTCTCCCTCTTTCGCTCCCTTGCCGATGACGAGGTCCGCCGACTCCGCACGGATATGCGCTCCCAGGGCGTGGCCTACCTGACCTCCAGGGACCAGCCCTTCCTCCTCCGCCTCGCCTGTGCCGAGATGGTTGCTGAGCTCGATAAGGCCGCCTCTGTTGTCTCCCGCCTCGGCGCCAAGTGCTGCGACGCCCTTCTCTCGGGCTTCGACCGGTTCTACCCAGACCTCAAGGCCGGCGGGGTCTACTCTGCCCCTACCGGCGGCCGCGTCGCTGACTTGGAGAGGGTCGGGCTTGGCTCCACCGCGAAGGGGGTCGAGAAGCGGGTCAAGAGGATGGAGAGGTACGTGGCGACGACCTCCCGGCTGCACGCGGAGATGGAGGCGTTGAACGAGCTGGAGGCGTCCGAGCGGCGGATGGAGCAGCAGTGGCGGCGGCACAGCGGCCCGATCCCGACGCAGAAGTCCGGCGTCCCTTCCGCCAACCAGCTCGATCTCCGTTCGCAGCGCCACAAGGTCCGGCGGCTCAAGGAGGAGTCCCTCTGGAACAAGACCTTCGACAAGGTCGTGAAGCTCATGGTCCGCGCCGTGATCACCGTTTTCGCCAGGATCTGCGCCGTCTTCGGCCCCTGCGTCCTAGGCTTGCCTCCGCTACCCAACAGAAACCGTCGGACTCTGTTGCTCCGCGGCGGCAATCCACATAACCCCAGCAAGCACTCCTCGGGGCCGCTCGACCGGCCGCTGGCGATGGCCGTCCCCATCCTGAGGAATTCAGCTCCCATATTCGTAGCCAAGGGATCTCTCAAAAAGCCGTTCGAGAGTCTGAGCAGCCTGTTGGAAGCAGGCCCGACCACCGTCGGGGGGTCGGGATTGGCGTTGCGGTACGCCAACGTAATCGTCCTAGCCGAGAAGCTACTGGCGATGAGGTCAGTCGACAGCCACGAAGccgaagacgaggaggaggaggcgacgaGGGCGGAGTTGTATCAGATGATGCCGTCGGCGATGCAGGGTGCGGTAAGGGCCAAGCTGagggagtgctggaggagggaGGGCGGGACGGTGGACGGGTCGCTGGCGGAGGGGTGGAACGAGGCGGTCAGGAGGATCCTGACCTGGCTAGGGCCGGTGGGGCACGACACGCTGCGGTGGCAGGAAGAGCGCCAGATGGAGCGGCAGCAACGGTTCGACCCCCGGCCGAGGGCGCTGCTAATGCAGACCCTGCACTTCTCGGACAGGGAGAAGACGGAGGCGGCCATCGTGGAGGTGCTCGTCGGGCTGAGCTGCATGTGCTGGTACGAGGAAAGAAGACGCCACTCGCTCAGATTCTAA